Proteins encoded by one window of Fischerella sp. PCC 9605:
- a CDS encoding iron uptake porin — protein MQDEKLSVNTTAASKIHPKFLTGTIANAVGLLSLLLLATYSASAETAVSANGAAEFLNQAEIEASTSEMNQVTNVNQLTDVQTTDWAFVALQSLVERYGCIAGYPNSTFGGHRVMTRYEFAAGLNACLDRMNELIATATGDLVKKEDLASLQKLQEEFAAELATLRGRVDTLEARTAQLEANQFSTTTKLGGQVIVSVNAGGFDRDRIIDSTGQRILATKDPNPTVLYRASIDLDTSFTGSDLLKIRLDSGSGVIDNGRPDGARDNAAGVLEPFFGSVIDYSVKPPTVGSLGIGRLFYTFRPTQDLAVSIGPDIRTTDYVDRNSYANLSFLDFSTQAFVNNYILFPVDGPAAGAAIDWKPRNGALAVRALYAAGDPANPGETGLNVSTARFTPLLYPNDFAFNAQGKRGLFGDTYQGTVELEYAPSRSFALRLQYSGGEVFDKRFDVFGANVELTLGQRFGIFGRYGYGSYNDTAFGEIKPNYWMAGMGMRDLFTRGALAGVAVGQPFIANEIGNSTQTNYEAFYNYPFSRNIQITPTIQVIDNAGNQGSNGTILTGTLRTVFSF, from the coding sequence ATGCAAGATGAAAAGTTGTCTGTCAATACTACTGCTGCTAGTAAAATTCACCCGAAGTTTTTGACAGGTACTATTGCAAACGCAGTTGGTTTGTTAAGTTTATTACTCCTAGCTACCTATTCGGCAAGTGCGGAAACAGCCGTTTCTGCTAACGGTGCAGCAGAGTTCTTAAACCAAGCCGAAATAGAAGCAAGTACATCTGAAATGAATCAGGTGACAAATGTCAATCAGCTTACTGATGTCCAAACTACAGATTGGGCATTTGTTGCATTGCAATCGCTGGTTGAACGTTATGGTTGTATTGCTGGGTATCCTAACTCTACCTTTGGTGGGCATCGAGTCATGACCCGTTATGAGTTCGCTGCTGGACTCAATGCTTGCTTAGACCGCATGAATGAACTGATTGCAACAGCAACAGGTGATTTGGTGAAAAAAGAAGACTTGGCAAGCTTGCAAAAACTACAGGAGGAATTTGCCGCTGAATTGGCAACTTTACGGGGTCGGGTGGATACTTTAGAAGCACGTACAGCACAATTGGAAGCCAATCAGTTCTCCACAACTACCAAACTGGGTGGTCAGGTAATTGTTTCCGTGAATGCTGGCGGGTTTGATCGCGATCGCATTATTGATTCTACTGGTCAACGAATACTTGCTACCAAAGACCCCAATCCCACAGTGTTGTATCGAGCATCAATCGATTTAGACACTAGTTTCACAGGAAGTGACTTGCTCAAAATTCGCCTTGATAGTGGAAGTGGAGTTATAGACAATGGTCGTCCCGATGGTGCTAGAGACAACGCCGCAGGGGTGCTGGAGCCATTTTTTGGAAGCGTGATAGATTACTCGGTCAAGCCACCTACGGTTGGTAGTTTAGGCATCGGAAGACTATTTTACACCTTTAGACCCACTCAAGACCTTGCAGTCTCCATCGGCCCAGATATTCGGACAACTGATTATGTTGACCGCAACAGTTACGCTAACCTGAGCTTCTTAGACTTTAGCACTCAGGCGTTTGTCAATAACTATATTCTCTTCCCGGTTGATGGTCCTGCTGCTGGGGCGGCAATTGACTGGAAGCCAAGAAACGGAGCATTGGCGGTGCGGGCTTTGTATGCCGCAGGAGACCCCGCTAACCCTGGCGAGACCGGACTAAATGTCAGTACTGCACGATTTACTCCACTACTATATCCCAATGATTTTGCCTTCAATGCTCAGGGTAAACGCGGCTTATTTGGAGATACCTATCAAGGTACGGTGGAATTAGAATACGCGCCCTCTAGATCTTTTGCCCTGCGCCTGCAATACAGTGGCGGTGAAGTGTTTGATAAACGCTTTGATGTGTTTGGGGCAAATGTTGAACTGACACTAGGACAAAGGTTTGGTATTTTTGGACGCTACGGTTACGGTAGCTATAATGACACTGCCTTTGGCGAAATTAAACCCAATTATTGGATGGCTGGGATGGGGATGCGAGACTTGTTTACACGCGGTGCTTTAGCCGGAGTTGCCGTTGGTCAGCCATTTATTGCTAATGAAATCGGCAATTCCACTCAGACGAATTATGAGGCGTTTTATAACTATCCATTTAGTCGTAATATCCAAATTACACCAACAATTCAAGTGATTGATAACGCCGGAAATCAAGGCAGCAACGGCACGATTTTGACAGGCACACTCCGTACAGTCTTTTCTTTTTAG
- a CDS encoding C40 family peptidase, protein MSLNIKSKIENLKSAEYECLADLNIYDSPECTRLATQASAGRHLRVTSDEREAAVEVCLCEDDYPGWLSLTDLVLLQGITVPYQAKSFSEAEIKKLLPEAIAFTHKAMQQPNHYLWGGTVGPNYDCSGLMQAAFRSVGIWLPRDAYQQEGFTQPIATTELEPGDLIFFGTPQKATHVGLYLGDGFYIHSSGQDKGRNGIGIDLLSEQGDEVSQSYYQQLRGAGRVVKSYEPQNHREKGVRVNSFFFNTPKP, encoded by the coding sequence ATGTCCCTAAATATAAAATCTAAAATTGAAAATCTCAAATCGGCTGAATACGAGTGTCTAGCTGACCTGAACATATATGATTCTCCGGAATGTACGCGCTTGGCGACGCAAGCCTCAGCGGGAAGACATTTGCGGGTGACATCAGATGAACGGGAAGCAGCAGTGGAAGTGTGTTTGTGTGAGGATGACTATCCGGGGTGGTTGTCGCTTACAGATTTGGTTTTATTACAAGGAATTACTGTACCTTATCAGGCTAAATCATTTTCTGAAGCAGAGATTAAAAAACTACTGCCAGAAGCGATCGCTTTTACCCATAAAGCGATGCAGCAACCCAATCATTATCTCTGGGGTGGTACAGTCGGGCCAAATTACGACTGTTCGGGCCTGATGCAGGCGGCGTTTCGTTCGGTGGGTATCTGGTTGCCCAGAGATGCCTATCAACAGGAAGGCTTCACTCAGCCAATAGCCACTACAGAATTAGAACCAGGCGATCTCATATTCTTTGGGACTCCCCAAAAAGCTACTCATGTGGGACTCTATTTAGGAGATGGGTTTTATATCCATAGTTCTGGTCAAGATAAGGGGCGTAACGGTATTGGAATTGACCTTCTCTCGGAACAAGGTGATGAGGTTAGTCAGTCATACTACCAGCAGCTACGCGGTGCTGGCAGAGTGGTGAAAAGTTACGAACCGCAGAATCACAGAGAAAAGGGTGTAAGGGTGAATTCGTTTTTCTTCAATACCCCTAAACCCTAG
- a CDS encoding response regulator — MSQLNQSSHQRVKCLAPNQPVYRLLLIEDTWEHRQFLLKQLAPLGFEIREAENGEQGIAIWENWHPHLIFMDMQMPIMNGYEATREIRAREQSRLGEVLLPSPLPYGKPFGYSTRSPTLREAALRASTGTLREAE; from the coding sequence ATGTCACAGTTAAATCAGTCGTCACATCAACGGGTTAAATGCTTAGCACCAAATCAACCTGTTTATCGTCTGCTGCTGATAGAAGATACTTGGGAGCATCGCCAATTTTTGCTCAAACAATTGGCACCTTTAGGTTTTGAAATACGAGAAGCAGAGAATGGGGAACAAGGTATAGCTATCTGGGAAAACTGGCACCCCCATCTCATATTCATGGATATGCAGATGCCCATTATGAATGGCTATGAAGCCACAAGGGAGATTAGAGCGAGAGAGCAATCTAGATTGGGAGAAGTACTCCTCCCATCACCCCTACCCTACGGGAAGCCCTTCGGGTACTCTACGAGAAGCCCTACTCTGCGAGAAGCCGCGCTGCGCGCGTCTACGGGTACTCTACGAGAAGCCGAGTAA
- a CDS encoding MFS transporter — protein MKVLSKTDTKLRRNLLILFAAGLLFWSSLSCLLPTLPLYLEEVGATKQQIGILMGGFAIGLLLFRPWLGQLADKRGRKIVLLIGILVVAIAPLGYGLTNSFPLLMVIRAFHGISIAAFATGYLALVADLAPPNHRGEIIGYMSLVNPIGLAVGPALGGYLQAAAGDTALFLLSAGLGGLGVLCIVPVVNPPIQTQQQAKDQKTNFWRMLVSPRVRIPAFVMLMVGLTVGSLHTFAPLFIKSTQVDLNVGLFYTASAISSFSGRVFIGRASDRLGRGLFVTLGLVFYSVSMVLMWLANNVSIFLIAALIEGAGGGTLIPMVSTMMTDRSLPQERGRIFALCIAGFDVGIAIAGPVFGFVAEQFGYRNIFGVTAAFAGLGILVFLTQSGKNLPTSVRFALGRGEDVYALNKI, from the coding sequence GTGAAAGTACTTAGTAAAACTGATACCAAACTACGGCGTAACCTGCTGATTTTGTTTGCAGCAGGTTTGTTGTTCTGGTCTAGTTTGTCTTGTTTATTGCCAACCCTACCACTCTATCTTGAAGAAGTGGGTGCAACCAAGCAACAAATCGGGATTTTGATGGGTGGTTTTGCCATTGGATTGTTGCTGTTTCGTCCCTGGCTAGGACAGTTAGCAGATAAACGGGGTCGTAAAATTGTATTGCTCATTGGTATCTTGGTAGTAGCGATCGCCCCTCTGGGTTACGGACTCACTAATTCTTTTCCTTTATTGATGGTGATACGTGCTTTTCATGGCATTAGTATCGCCGCTTTTGCGACTGGCTATTTAGCGCTGGTTGCAGATTTAGCACCACCAAACCATCGTGGTGAGATCATTGGCTACATGAGTCTGGTCAATCCGATTGGCTTAGCAGTAGGCCCTGCTTTGGGCGGTTATTTACAAGCTGCGGCCGGTGATACTGCATTATTTTTGTTATCTGCGGGACTGGGTGGATTAGGGGTCTTGTGTATTGTGCCAGTTGTCAATCCACCAATTCAAACACAGCAACAAGCCAAAGACCAAAAGACTAATTTTTGGCGCATGTTGGTTAGTCCAAGAGTAAGAATACCAGCATTTGTGATGTTGATGGTTGGTTTGACTGTTGGGAGTTTACACACTTTTGCACCCCTATTCATCAAATCCACTCAGGTTGACTTGAATGTTGGGTTGTTTTACACAGCCTCCGCCATTTCTAGCTTTAGTGGTAGGGTATTTATTGGTCGAGCCAGCGATCGCTTAGGACGGGGATTGTTTGTCACTTTAGGCTTAGTTTTCTATTCTGTCTCAATGGTGTTGATGTGGTTAGCCAATAATGTCAGTATTTTCTTAATCGCTGCTTTGATTGAAGGCGCTGGAGGCGGTACGCTGATCCCGATGGTTTCAACAATGATGACAGATCGTTCGCTGCCACAAGAAAGAGGACGTATTTTTGCTTTGTGCATCGCTGGATTTGATGTTGGCATCGCGATCGCAGGTCCTGTTTTTGGTTTTGTAGCCGAACAATTTGGCTATCGGAATATCTTCGGTGTCACTGCTGCTTTTGCTGGACTCGGCATTCTCGTCTTCCTAACTCAGTCCGGTAAGAACCTTCCCACCTCCGTGCGTTTTGCCCTCGGTCGCGGTGAAGATGTTTACGCTTTGAACAAAATCTAA
- the ahcY gene encoding adenosylhomocysteinase gives MTATSPRLKHEVKDLALAPLGRQRIEWAGREMPVLRQIRDRFAQEKPFAGIRLVACCHVTTETANLAIALKAGGADAVLIASNPLSTQDDVAACLVTDYEIPVFAIKGEDNETYSRHVQIALDHRPNIIIDDGCDVVATLVQERQNQLADIIGTTEETTTGIVRLRAMFKDGVLTFPAVNVNDADTKHFFDNRYGTGQSTLDGIIRATNVLLAGKTVVVVGYGWCGKGTALRARGLGANVIVTEIDPIKAIEAVMDGFRVLPMAEAAPLGDLFITVTGNKHVIRGEHFDVMKDGAIVCNSGHFDIEIDLKALGTKAKEVKTVRPFTEEYRLQNGKSVVVLGEGRLINLAAAEGHPSAVMDMSFANQALGCEYLVKNKGKLEPGIHSIPTEVDQEIARLKLQAMGIKIDSLTPEQVEYINSWTSGT, from the coding sequence ATGACCGCAACTTCTCCCCGATTAAAGCACGAGGTTAAAGACCTCGCCCTAGCTCCTTTGGGAAGACAGCGCATTGAATGGGCTGGACGCGAGATGCCAGTATTGCGGCAAATTCGCGATCGCTTTGCCCAAGAAAAACCCTTTGCGGGCATTCGCCTTGTGGCTTGCTGTCACGTCACAACAGAAACAGCAAATCTCGCAATTGCCTTGAAAGCTGGTGGTGCAGATGCTGTATTAATTGCCAGCAACCCCCTTTCAACTCAAGATGACGTCGCTGCTTGCCTCGTCACCGACTATGAAATTCCTGTTTTTGCCATCAAAGGCGAAGATAACGAAACCTACAGCCGCCACGTACAAATCGCTCTAGATCACCGTCCCAACATTATTATTGATGACGGTTGTGACGTGGTTGCCACTCTGGTACAAGAACGCCAAAACCAACTCGCTGACATCATCGGCACTACAGAAGAAACCACCACAGGCATTGTGCGGTTGCGTGCCATGTTCAAAGATGGCGTTCTCACCTTCCCAGCAGTGAATGTCAACGACGCCGATACCAAGCACTTCTTTGACAACCGCTACGGTACAGGACAATCAACCCTGGATGGCATTATCCGTGCTACCAACGTCCTGCTGGCTGGTAAAACCGTTGTTGTCGTCGGTTACGGCTGGTGTGGTAAAGGTACTGCTTTACGCGCACGGGGATTAGGTGCAAACGTGATTGTCACCGAAATTGACCCCATCAAAGCCATTGAAGCTGTAATGGATGGCTTCCGCGTACTGCCAATGGCAGAAGCTGCACCCCTAGGCGATTTGTTTATCACGGTTACTGGCAACAAGCACGTCATTCGTGGCGAACACTTCGACGTGATGAAAGACGGTGCTATTGTTTGTAATTCCGGTCACTTTGATATTGAAATCGACCTGAAAGCCTTGGGTACTAAAGCCAAAGAAGTGAAGACAGTACGTCCTTTCACCGAAGAATATCGCCTGCAAAATGGCAAATCAGTTGTAGTTTTGGGTGAAGGACGCTTGATTAACCTTGCCGCCGCCGAAGGACACCCCAGTGCGGTGATGGATATGAGCTTTGCTAACCAAGCTCTTGGTTGCGAATACCTGGTCAAGAATAAAGGTAAGCTGGAACCTGGTATTCACTCCATTCCCACCGAAGTTGATCAAGAAATTGCCCGCTTGAAGTTGCAGGCGATGGGAATTAAGATCGACTCCCTTACGCCAGAACAAGTTGAGTACATCAATTCTTGGACTTCTGGCACCTAA
- a CDS encoding glycosyltransferase family 2 protein, which yields MRSGLVSNGMAGQHEAKSLPIPDVSVVVPVRDEVESLPHLLEAIASSLNASNLSYEIICVDDGSTDGSARFLKEQAQIRNDLKAVILRRNYGQTAAMAAGFYYARGKAVVTLDADLQNDPADIPVLLAKLEEGYDLVSGWRKNRQDAALKRLLPSKIANWLIRRVTSVHVHDYGCSLKAYRAELVADMNLYGELHRFLPALAYIEGARITEMPVRHHARRFGRSKYGLSRTFRVVMDLLTIYFMKRFLTRPMHVFGLWGLISILSGGAIGIYLTWVKLALGQDIGDRPLLILAVLLLVTGVQLFCFGLLAELLMRTYHESQGRPIYRVREVVAKNIK from the coding sequence ATGAGGAGTGGATTAGTTTCTAATGGGATGGCTGGACAGCATGAGGCAAAGTCCTTACCCATTCCAGATGTCTCGGTGGTGGTGCCTGTGCGTGATGAAGTAGAGAGTTTGCCTCATTTATTGGAGGCGATCGCTTCCAGCTTAAACGCCAGCAATCTCAGTTACGAAATCATCTGTGTAGATGATGGTTCCACAGATGGTTCAGCGCGGTTTCTCAAAGAACAAGCGCAAATTCGCAATGATTTAAAAGCAGTGATTCTGCGGCGTAATTACGGTCAAACTGCGGCAATGGCTGCTGGTTTCTATTACGCCCGTGGCAAAGCAGTTGTAACATTAGATGCCGACCTGCAAAATGACCCTGCGGATATACCTGTGTTGTTAGCCAAGCTGGAGGAAGGTTACGACTTGGTTAGCGGTTGGCGGAAAAATCGCCAAGATGCAGCCCTAAAGCGGTTACTTCCTTCCAAAATTGCCAACTGGTTGATTCGCCGAGTTACTAGCGTGCACGTTCATGACTATGGTTGTTCGCTAAAAGCCTATCGCGCTGAATTGGTGGCAGATATGAACCTCTACGGTGAACTGCACCGATTTTTACCAGCCCTAGCGTATATCGAAGGGGCAAGAATTACAGAAATGCCCGTACGTCACCATGCCCGCCGCTTTGGTCGCAGCAAGTATGGTTTGTCGCGGACGTTCCGAGTCGTGATGGATTTGTTAACAATTTATTTTATGAAAAGGTTCCTCACTCGCCCAATGCATGTTTTTGGGTTGTGGGGTTTGATTTCCATACTTTCGGGAGGGGCAATTGGCATTTACTTGACTTGGGTAAAATTAGCTTTAGGTCAGGATATTGGCGATCGCCCTTTACTCATTTTGGCGGTTCTCTTGCTAGTGACTGGAGTTCAGCTGTTTTGCTTTGGACTGTTGGCAGAGTTGCTGATGCGTACTTATCATGAATCCCAAGGACGTCCTATTTATCGAGTGCGCGAAGTAGTCGCTAAAAATATTAAGTAA
- a CDS encoding response regulator: MPGNPFGSRTLREALRVRQSPIVTETAKTGAGLTALRASTWGEPRQVLQRLVPPQRTGSPRPRCLTTALAPQDRAVSPLARLHPITPSPHTVIIALTANAFEEQRQTMISAGCDDFISKPFREEEIFEKLAKHLGVHYVYFEPTANNQNTSQQCKKLNRKDLAVMPDAWIQKLHQAARECNDESISELLKQIPTEFTNLIQILKQLTYHFRFDEIMEITNQ; encoded by the coding sequence ATGCCGGGGAACCCTTTCGGCAGTCGTACCCTGCGGGAAGCCCTTCGGGTTCGCCAGTCCCCCATCGTGACGGAGACCGCCAAGACGGGGGCTGGTCTCACCGCGCTGCGCGCGTCTACATGGGGGGAACCACGCCAGGTGCTACAACGCTTGGTACCCCCGCAACGCACTGGCTCCCCAAGACCGCGCTGCCTCACCACCGCACTGGCTCCCCAAGACCGCGCTGTCTCACCGCTTGCGCGTCTACACCCCATCACCCCATCACCCCATACCGTTATCATCGCCCTCACCGCTAACGCCTTCGAGGAACAACGACAGACAATGATATCAGCTGGTTGCGATGACTTTATTAGCAAACCATTTCGTGAGGAAGAAATCTTTGAGAAACTCGCAAAACACTTGGGTGTGCATTACGTTTACTTTGAACCCACTGCGAATAATCAAAATACTTCCCAGCAATGTAAAAAGTTGAACCGTAAAGATTTAGCAGTTATGCCAGATGCATGGATACAAAAACTACACCAAGCGGCTAGAGAATGCAACGATGAAAGTATTTCCGAGTTGCTTAAGCAAATACCGACGGAGTTTACAAATTTAATCCAAATTCTGAAGCAACTTACCTATCACTTTCGCTTTGACGAAATTATGGAAATAACTAATCAATAA
- a CDS encoding serine hydrolase, which produces MTFFNKDEQLEQLGNGILEATWAEFPTLARNQIALTWIVYDPPVLVNTGGALTPDAFWNHPVRGFTYRGLERIYPASVVKLFYLVAAHEWMEKRMVQPSSELDRAMRDMIVDSSNDASSLVVDVLTGTTSGPELPVGPFETWKHQRNIVNRYYQSLGWPEMESINVCQKTWCDGPYGRERAFYGQLLENRNMVTTNATARLLHSIVGGVAVSSARSQAMMTVLKRSLNPDDLPKDVEEDQVTGFLGGGLPQTAQIWSKAGWTSQVRHDAAYIEIPGSRPYLLVVFTEGKAHAINRAILPFVSQSIAEAVASLN; this is translated from the coding sequence ATGACTTTCTTCAATAAAGACGAACAACTCGAACAATTAGGCAATGGCATTTTAGAGGCTACTTGGGCAGAATTTCCGACCTTAGCCCGCAATCAAATTGCTCTGACTTGGATTGTCTACGATCCGCCTGTACTGGTAAATACTGGTGGTGCCCTCACTCCAGATGCTTTTTGGAATCATCCAGTTCGTGGTTTTACCTATCGGGGCTTAGAACGAATTTATCCAGCCAGTGTGGTGAAATTATTTTACTTGGTAGCTGCACATGAATGGATGGAAAAACGCATGGTTCAACCTTCCAGCGAGTTAGACAGAGCCATGCGCGATATGATTGTAGACTCCAGTAACGATGCTAGTAGCTTGGTTGTAGATGTATTAACTGGAACTACATCTGGACCGGAATTACCAGTGGGGCCATTTGAGACATGGAAGCATCAGCGCAACATTGTGAACCGCTATTACCAGTCTTTAGGGTGGCCAGAAATGGAAAGTATTAACGTCTGCCAAAAAACCTGGTGTGATGGCCCCTACGGACGCGAACGGGCTTTTTACGGACAGTTACTAGAAAATCGCAATATGGTGACGACTAACGCCACTGCTAGATTGTTGCATAGTATTGTCGGTGGTGTAGCAGTGTCAAGTGCGCGATCGCAAGCGATGATGACTGTACTTAAACGTAGTCTTAACCCTGATGATTTACCAAAAGATGTCGAGGAAGACCAAGTTACAGGTTTTTTAGGCGGTGGTCTTCCACAAACAGCACAAATTTGGTCTAAAGCGGGTTGGACAAGTCAAGTTCGCCATGATGCAGCGTATATTGAAATACCAGGCTCTCGCCCCTACCTCTTAGTGGTATTTACTGAAGGCAAAGCGCACGCTATAAACCGCGCCATTTTGCCTTTTGTTTCTCAAAGTATTGCCGAAGCGGTTGCCAGCCTAAATTAA
- a CDS encoding transposase family protein, giving the protein MTATMIAELKKVTDFRTKQGQRHPLWLVLVLVIMGTMSGYLGYRALGDFVKRHKQSLIEILEIPKQEFHHTQQFAVRSQK; this is encoded by the coding sequence ATGACTGCCACGATGATCGCAGAACTCAAGAAAGTGACAGATTTTCGTACAAAACAAGGACAAAGGCATCCTTTATGGCTTGTGCTAGTGTTGGTAATCATGGGAACAATGAGCGGTTATCTGGGTTATAGAGCTTTAGGAGATTTCGTCAAACGCCATAAACAATCTTTAATCGAAATATTAGAGATACCAAAACAAGAGTTCCATCATACTCAACAATTCGCCGTGCGATCGCAGAAGTGA
- a CDS encoding DUF5132 domain-containing protein, whose translation MLPKVVPNLKNVFASAVEDFGIPGIVAIVALPFAIPVVAVAGKSIAKTAIKGGIIAYEKSKGAIAAVGENFADIVAEAKSELAVTNNNRRLRRIR comes from the coding sequence ATGTTACCCAAAGTTGTACCCAACTTAAAAAATGTCTTCGCAAGTGCCGTCGAAGATTTTGGTATTCCTGGTATTGTGGCGATAGTTGCTCTGCCTTTTGCCATTCCGGTGGTAGCAGTTGCTGGTAAATCCATAGCCAAGACAGCCATTAAAGGCGGAATAATTGCCTATGAAAAAAGTAAGGGAGCGATCGCAGCAGTTGGTGAAAACTTCGCAGATATCGTTGCTGAAGCGAAGTCAGAACTTGCTGTAACTAATAACAACAGACGCCTCCGACGGATTAGGTAG
- a CDS encoding mechanosensitive ion channel domain-containing protein, whose protein sequence is MRSQFVAIAFSSMVITVGVMPKATAQIPFLPNLQQLNLRSSDSESRTVTGTVTGWVYLDGKRLFQVAAPKANITERLENIQKNLDRISQDYFQKSNAELDVQIRTENALPVIHVNDQPLMTITDQDARLRQENAFALATQISENLQEELKQAKQERQPEFLIRQGAIAAGGVLTMMVISWSLSRWERRSRWYPVHLNSSDSSTTQPITTQLNRQQHRNIQEVKKRLFQLAQATVWGGGTFFILGLFPYTRSLQLGIFIGLQIPLKLAGVAVGTYVAVRFSCALIDRFTSAFVSSSALLTPETSERLQLRVSTISGVTKGITGIALVGFGTLMSLIFLGIDVVPLLAGASLVGVAVSLASQNLIKDAINGFLIILEDQYALGDVISVGNVGGLVENLNLRMTQLRDAEGRLITIPNSEIKIVANLSSRWSRADLTIPVAYETDIDQALNLIKTVAVKMDEDPQWKHQIVETPQVLGIDNFGDRGLLIRVWIKTQPLKQWDVAREFRRRLKIAFDQVGISIPVAQQAIWVNDVPRLKSQIDAKVNSSAVNGQ, encoded by the coding sequence TTGCGTTCTCAATTCGTAGCGATCGCTTTCTCTTCAATGGTGATAACTGTTGGAGTAATGCCAAAAGCTACAGCGCAGATTCCCTTTTTACCTAATCTGCAACAGCTGAATTTGAGGAGCAGTGACTCCGAAAGCAGAACAGTTACAGGCACAGTCACAGGCTGGGTTTATTTGGATGGTAAGCGTTTATTTCAAGTAGCTGCACCAAAAGCGAACATCACTGAGCGTTTGGAAAATATCCAAAAAAATTTAGATCGGATTAGCCAGGATTACTTTCAAAAATCAAATGCGGAACTTGATGTGCAAATCCGGACTGAAAACGCATTACCAGTCATTCATGTCAATGACCAACCCCTGATGACTATTACTGACCAAGATGCCAGACTAAGACAAGAAAATGCTTTTGCGTTGGCGACTCAAATCAGTGAAAACTTACAGGAAGAATTAAAGCAGGCAAAACAGGAACGGCAGCCAGAGTTTTTAATTCGTCAAGGTGCAATTGCTGCCGGAGGTGTACTAACCATGATGGTCATCAGTTGGTCACTTTCTCGGTGGGAACGACGCTCAAGATGGTATCCAGTACACCTAAATTCATCAGACTCATCAACAACTCAACCGATTACAACGCAACTGAATCGCCAGCAACATCGGAATATTCAAGAAGTAAAGAAACGGCTGTTTCAGCTAGCTCAAGCAACCGTTTGGGGAGGTGGAACTTTCTTTATACTGGGTTTATTTCCCTACACGCGATCGCTACAGCTAGGAATTTTCATTGGTTTGCAAATTCCCTTGAAATTGGCCGGTGTGGCAGTAGGAACTTATGTAGCAGTACGTTTTAGCTGTGCCCTGATTGACCGTTTTACCTCTGCTTTTGTTAGTAGTAGTGCCTTGCTAACTCCAGAAACTTCTGAAAGACTACAGTTACGAGTTTCTACCATTTCTGGTGTTACTAAAGGTATCACTGGTATTGCTTTGGTGGGATTTGGTACTTTAATGTCTTTGATATTTTTGGGTATAGATGTTGTTCCATTGCTAGCAGGTGCGAGTTTAGTTGGTGTTGCAGTATCTCTCGCTTCTCAAAACCTGATCAAAGATGCAATTAACGGCTTTTTAATTATCCTTGAAGACCAGTATGCCTTAGGTGATGTGATTTCTGTGGGAAATGTAGGAGGTTTAGTAGAAAATCTTAATCTACGGATGACCCAACTCCGAGATGCGGAAGGGCGCTTAATTACCATTCCCAACAGTGAAATCAAAATTGTTGCCAATCTTTCTAGCCGTTGGTCACGGGCCGATTTAACTATCCCTGTTGCCTACGAAACTGATATTGACCAGGCTTTGAATTTGATTAAGACTGTTGCTGTAAAGATGGATGAGGATCCGCAATGGAAGCATCAAATTGTGGAAACCCCCCAAGTTTTGGGAATAGATAACTTTGGCGATCGCGGTTTATTAATTCGCGTGTGGATTAAAACACAACCGCTCAAACAATGGGATGTCGCACGGGAATTTCGCCGACGCCTGAAAATTGCCTTCGATCAAGTCGGAATTTCCATTCCTGTGGCACAACAAGCTATCTGGGTAAATGATGTTCCCAGACTAAAATCTCAAATTGACGCGAAGGTAAATTCTTCAGCAGTCAATGGTCAATAG